A region of Streptomyces halobius DNA encodes the following proteins:
- a CDS encoding DNA-3-methyladenine glycosylase family protein — MPARTWVPPGPLDLHRTLGVLQRGPGDPAFAVCGDAVWRACRTPEGPGTVCVTARPAVGRVEAEAWGPGADWLLERLPDLLGESDDPAALTARHRIVHEARRRHPGVRLARTGLVLESLIPSVLEQKVTSDEAYRAWRLLLQRHGAPAPGPWPRMRVMPDARGWALIPSWEWHRAGVDAKRSAATLRAVRVAHRMEEAARMDLADATRRLTAIPGIGPWTAAETLQRALGAPDAITVGDLHLPKIIGYALTGRRGTTDEQMLELLAPYEGQRHRAARLILLSGHTPPRRAPRFPVGDIARL, encoded by the coding sequence ATGCCCGCCCGCACCTGGGTGCCGCCCGGCCCCCTCGACCTGCACCGCACCCTGGGCGTGCTGCAACGCGGCCCCGGCGACCCCGCCTTCGCGGTGTGCGGTGACGCGGTGTGGCGGGCCTGCCGTACGCCCGAGGGCCCCGGCACGGTGTGTGTCACGGCCCGCCCGGCCGTCGGCCGCGTCGAGGCCGAGGCGTGGGGTCCCGGCGCCGACTGGCTGCTGGAGCGGCTGCCCGATCTGCTGGGGGAGTCCGACGACCCGGCGGCGCTGACCGCCCGGCACCGCATCGTGCACGAGGCGCGCCGCCGCCACCCCGGCGTCCGGCTCGCCAGGACCGGCCTGGTCCTGGAATCGCTGATCCCGTCGGTCCTGGAGCAGAAGGTCACCAGCGACGAGGCATACCGCGCCTGGCGGCTGCTGCTGCAGCGGCACGGTGCGCCCGCCCCCGGGCCGTGGCCGCGGATGCGGGTGATGCCGGACGCCCGCGGCTGGGCCCTGATCCCGTCCTGGGAGTGGCACCGCGCGGGCGTCGACGCCAAACGCTCCGCCGCGACCCTGCGCGCCGTACGCGTCGCCCACCGCATGGAAGAGGCCGCGCGGATGGACCTCGCCGACGCCACCCGCCGGCTGACGGCCATACCGGGCATCGGCCCGTGGACCGCCGCCGAGACCCTCCAGCGCGCCCTCGGCGCCCCGGACGCGATCACCGTCGGCGATCTGCATCTGCCGAAGATCATCGGCTATGCGCTCACCGGCCGCCGCGGCACCACCGACGAGCAGATGCTCGAACTCCTCGCCCCCTACGAGGGCCAGCGGCACCGCGCGGCCCGGCTGATCCTGCTCTCCGGACACACCCCACCGCGCCGCGCCCCCCGCTTCCCGGTCGGCGACATCGCCCGGCTGTGA
- a CDS encoding mannose-1-phosphate guanylyltransferase — MTEAILLVGGKGTRLRPLTVHTPKPMVPAAGVPFLTHQLARARAAGIEHIVLATSYLAEVFEPYFGDGAALGLHLEYVTEKEPLGTGGAIRNVASRLHSAPGDPVLIFNGDILTGLDIPALVDTHRTTGADVSLHLTRVEDPRAFGLVPTDDTGRVTAFLEKPQTPEEIVTDQVNAGAYVFNRSVIDTIPAGRPVSVERETFPGLLADGAHLQGMVDSTYWLDLGTPQAFVRGSADLVLGRAPSPAVPGGRGDRLILETAEVAPDAKLSGGTVVGRGATVGAGARIDGSAVLDGAVIEPGAQIRDSLIGAGVRIGARTVLDGAVIGDGARIGADNELRDGIRVWCGAGIPDGAVRFSSDQ, encoded by the coding sequence TCCTGGTCGGCGGCAAGGGCACCAGACTGCGCCCGCTGACGGTGCATACGCCCAAACCGATGGTCCCGGCGGCCGGAGTGCCGTTCCTCACCCACCAGTTGGCGCGTGCCCGTGCCGCGGGCATCGAGCACATCGTTCTCGCCACCTCGTACCTCGCCGAGGTCTTCGAGCCGTACTTCGGCGACGGGGCGGCCCTAGGGCTGCACTTGGAGTACGTGACCGAGAAGGAGCCGCTGGGCACCGGCGGCGCCATCCGCAATGTCGCCTCGCGGCTGCACTCCGCCCCCGGCGACCCGGTGCTGATCTTCAACGGCGACATCCTCACCGGCCTGGACATCCCGGCCCTGGTCGACACCCACCGCACCACGGGCGCGGATGTCTCCCTGCACCTCACCCGGGTCGAGGACCCGCGCGCCTTCGGTCTGGTACCTACCGACGACACCGGCCGGGTCACCGCCTTCCTGGAGAAGCCGCAGACGCCCGAGGAGATCGTCACCGACCAGGTCAACGCGGGCGCCTATGTCTTCAACCGGTCGGTCATCGACACCATCCCGGCCGGCCGCCCGGTCTCCGTCGAACGGGAGACCTTCCCGGGCCTGCTGGCCGACGGCGCCCACCTCCAGGGCATGGTCGACTCCACCTACTGGCTCGACCTCGGCACCCCGCAGGCGTTCGTCCGCGGCTCCGCCGACCTGGTCCTGGGCCGTGCCCCGTCCCCGGCGGTGCCCGGCGGCCGCGGCGACCGGCTGATTCTGGAGACCGCCGAGGTCGCCCCGGACGCGAAGCTCAGCGGCGGTACGGTCGTCGGCCGTGGCGCCACCGTCGGCGCCGGCGCGCGGATCGACGGCAGCGCCGTCCTCGACGGCGCGGTGATCGAACCGGGTGCGCAGATCCGCGACTCGCTGATCGGCGCCGGGGTGCGCATCGGGGCCCGTACGGTCCTGGACGGTGCGGTGATCGGCGACGGCGCACGGATCGGCGCCGACAACGAGCTGCGCGACGGCATCCGCGTCTGGTGTGGTGCCGGCATCCCGGACGGCGCGGTGCGCTTCTCATCCGACCAGTAG